One Oscillospiraceae bacterium genomic region harbors:
- a CDS encoding DUF1934 domain-containing protein → MQENFLITIKGTMEQRGDSDTVELMTRGSLVHKEGAYYIVYKETEATGYEGCTTTVKVAEDARKVSMLRYGKVPSQLIIEKGTRHLCHYETGYGAISLGVAADVIEHELTEEGGKLKFSYTLDSGAENFISRNLVDITVEALPKNAEN, encoded by the coding sequence ATGCAGGAAAATTTTCTCATCACCATCAAAGGCACCATGGAGCAGCGCGGCGACAGCGACACCGTCGAACTGATGACCCGCGGCTCACTCGTCCACAAAGAGGGTGCCTATTATATCGTTTATAAAGAAACCGAAGCCACCGGCTACGAAGGATGCACCACCACCGTCAAGGTGGCCGAAGATGCCCGTAAAGTATCAATGCTGCGTTACGGCAAGGTGCCCAGCCAGCTTATCATTGAGAAAGGCACCCGCCATCTCTGCCATTACGAGACCGGCTACGGTGCCATCAGCCTGGGCGTCGCCGCCGATGTCATCGAGCATGAACTGACCGAGGAGGGTGGCAAGCTGAAATTCAGCTATACGCTGGATTCCGGCGCCGAGAATTTCATCAGCCGCAACCTCGTGGACATCACGGTGGAAGCCCTGCCCAAAAACGCCGAAAACTAA
- the murI gene encoding glutamate racemase gives MDTRPIGVFDSGLGGLTAVRQLRRVLPGEDIIYFGDTGRVPYGSRGREIIRQYARQDIRFLLSHDVKFIIAACGTVSSTYPPEEAARLPVPFTGVVGATARAAVDATRNGKVGIIGTAATVRSGSYAAVIKDMKPETEIVARACPMFVPLVENGYVNDGNPVTKLIIAEYLQEVKDAGVDTLILGCTHYPLLKKMIGDFMGSDVTLIDSGKVTAQAAAAALADLGLLNGRTEGGNAHYYVSDTPDNFDELEHRFLGEYAGGPVEQIAIETY, from the coding sequence ATGGACACCCGCCCTATCGGAGTGTTTGACAGCGGTCTGGGCGGCTTGACCGCCGTGCGCCAGCTGCGCCGCGTGCTGCCCGGCGAGGACATCATTTATTTTGGTGATACCGGCCGCGTGCCCTACGGCTCCCGCGGGCGGGAGATCATCCGCCAGTATGCCCGGCAGGACATCCGCTTTCTGCTTTCCCACGATGTAAAGTTCATTATTGCTGCCTGCGGCACAGTGTCCTCCACCTACCCGCCCGAGGAAGCCGCCCGTCTGCCGGTGCCTTTTACCGGCGTGGTGGGTGCTACGGCCCGTGCGGCGGTGGATGCCACCCGCAACGGCAAGGTGGGCATCATCGGCACGGCGGCCACGGTGCGCAGCGGTTCCTACGCGGCGGTCATCAAGGACATGAAGCCGGAGACGGAGATCGTCGCCCGCGCCTGCCCCATGTTCGTGCCGCTGGTGGAAAACGGCTATGTGAACGACGGCAACCCCGTCACCAAGCTCATCATCGCCGAGTATCTGCAGGAGGTAAAGGATGCCGGGGTCGACACCCTGATCCTGGGCTGCACCCACTATCCGCTGTTGAAAAAGATGATCGGCGATTTCATGGGCAGCGATGTCACCCTGATCGATTCCGGAAAGGTCACGGCCCAGGCGGCCGCGGCGGCGCTGGCGGATCTGGGCCTGCTGAACGGCCGCACCGAGGGCGGCAACGCCCATTACTACGTCAGCGACACGCCGGATAACTTCGACGAACTGGAACATCGCTTCCTAGGCGAATACGCCGGCGGCCCTGTTGAGCAGATCGCGATTGAAACTTACTAA
- a CDS encoding ABC transporter ATP-binding protein/permease, which yields MPENKKKTRGNLAVMGRLVGLVKPLAPVMMAAVLLGVAGFLCAIFITVLGAYALLDSILPGMPISLGTVCLLLPVLAIARGVLHYAEQGCNHFIAFKLLALIRDKVFGALRQLAPAKLEGRDRGDLIAVLTADIELLEVFYAHTISPICIAVIVSAIMAAFLAGYHWLLGLYALGAYLVIGLLVPVAAAKSARRSGEEFRASFGALNGFVLDSLRGVRESLQYGDGPHRLAQINARTDELSSQERRLKLAGGTAQAVTGGIILLLDAGMLALAAGLAQSGTIGFDGCLIAVVALMSSFGPVIALANLGTGLQNTFAAGNRVLDVLDEQPTVREVTGGEDIAFTGAACRRVTFGYGSDVILNDVSLEVPQNSVIGITGRSGSGKSTLLKLMMRFWDTDLGKVELSGVNIKKINTASLRSAESFVEQDTVLFHDSIEKNLRIANQNATHEQVVGACQKASIHDFIMTLPQGYDTPVGELGSTLSGGERQRLGVARAFLHDAPYILLDEPTSNLDSLNEAVILKSLAEERKDKTVVLVSHRASTMRIADRTYSVENGRMS from the coding sequence ATGCCTGAGAATAAGAAAAAGACCCGCGGCAATCTGGCCGTTATGGGGCGTCTGGTAGGGCTGGTCAAGCCGCTGGCCCCCGTGATGATGGCCGCCGTGCTGCTGGGCGTGGCAGGCTTCCTCTGCGCCATTTTTATCACCGTGCTGGGCGCCTACGCGCTGCTGGACAGCATCCTGCCCGGCATGCCCATCAGCCTTGGCACCGTTTGCCTGCTGCTGCCGGTGCTGGCCATCGCCCGCGGCGTGCTGCACTATGCCGAGCAGGGCTGCAATCATTTTATCGCCTTTAAGCTGCTGGCCCTCATCCGGGATAAGGTCTTCGGCGCGCTGCGCCAGCTGGCCCCGGCTAAACTGGAGGGCCGCGACCGCGGCGACCTGATCGCCGTGCTGACGGCGGACATCGAGCTGCTGGAAGTGTTCTACGCTCACACCATTTCACCCATCTGCATCGCGGTCATCGTCAGCGCCATTATGGCGGCCTTTTTGGCGGGTTACCACTGGCTGCTTGGGCTGTATGCCCTGGGGGCCTACCTGGTCATCGGCCTGCTGGTGCCGGTGGCGGCGGCCAAGTCCGCCCGCCGCAGCGGCGAGGAATTCCGCGCGTCCTTCGGCGCGCTGAACGGCTTTGTGCTGGACAGTCTGCGCGGCGTGAGGGAAAGTCTGCAGTATGGCGACGGCCCCCATCGTCTGGCTCAGATCAACGCCCGCACTGATGAACTTTCGTCGCAGGAGCGCCGCTTAAAGCTGGCGGGCGGCACGGCCCAGGCTGTCACCGGCGGCATCATTTTGCTGCTGGACGCTGGCATGCTGGCGCTGGCGGCGGGCCTTGCCCAAAGCGGCACCATCGGCTTTGACGGCTGCCTGATCGCCGTGGTGGCGCTGATGAGCAGCTTCGGCCCGGTCATCGCCCTGGCCAACCTGGGCACCGGGCTGCAAAACACCTTTGCCGCGGGCAACCGTGTGCTGGACGTGCTGGACGAGCAACCTACCGTGCGGGAAGTGACCGGCGGCGAGGACATCGCCTTTACCGGCGCTGCCTGCCGCCGTGTGACCTTTGGCTATGGCAGTGACGTGATTTTGAACGACGTATCGCTGGAAGTGCCGCAGAACTCCGTCATCGGCATCACCGGCCGCAGCGGCAGCGGCAAATCCACGCTGCTCAAGCTGATGATGCGCTTCTGGGATACGGATCTGGGCAAAGTCGAACTGTCCGGTGTGAACATTAAAAAGATCAACACCGCCAGCCTGCGCAGCGCCGAGAGCTTCGTCGAGCAGGACACCGTGCTGTTCCACGACAGCATTGAGAAAAATCTGCGCATAGCCAACCAGAACGCCACCCACGAGCAGGTGGTGGGGGCTTGCCAAAAAGCGTCCATCCACGATTTTATCATGACCCTGCCCCAGGGCTACGATACGCCGGTAGGGGAGCTGGGCAGTACCCTTTCGGGCGGCGAGCGCCAGCGTTTGGGCGTGGCACGGGCTTTTTTGCACGATGCGCCGTATATCCTGCTGGATGAACCCACCAGCAACCTGGACAGTCTGAACGAAGCGGTAATTCTAAAGAGCCTGGCCGAGGAGCGCAAGGACAAGACGGTGGTGCTGGTCAGTCACCGCGCCTCCACCATGCGCATTGCGGACCGCACCTACTCGGTAGAGAACGGGAGGATGAGCTGA
- a CDS encoding D-alanine--D-alanine ligase yields MNETKKLRVALFFGGVSSEHEVSCVSASTWLRALAQAPCADRYEVFPVGITKQGRWLACSPTPEAMADGSWEKGVDCTPCVLSPDRTDHGIWLLKDGKAELVHIDICAPVMHGKNGEDGTIQGLFELARIPYVGCGVLGSAVCMDKAVANTIMDAASVPHCKWASAIRAELEGDHKTLLDSIEQRLGYPIFVKPANAGSSVGITKATDRAVLEQAVVTALKEDDKVVFEEFIDGQEVECAAIGNPDDPATVSTTRPGEILAGAEFYTYDDKYKNGVSQTVIPAHLSEEKLDEVRTEARRAYLALGCAGLSRCDFFVERGTGRVLCNELNTLPGFTSISMYPKLMEHEGLSYAQLVDRLLQLALHRRKGAY; encoded by the coding sequence ATGAACGAAACTAAAAAACTGCGCGTTGCGCTGTTTTTCGGCGGCGTATCCAGTGAGCACGAGGTCAGCTGTGTTTCGGCCTCGACCTGGCTGCGCGCCCTGGCACAGGCCCCCTGTGCCGATCGATACGAGGTGTTCCCCGTGGGCATCACCAAGCAGGGCCGCTGGCTGGCCTGCAGTCCCACGCCCGAGGCCATGGCCGACGGCAGCTGGGAGAAGGGTGTCGACTGCACCCCTTGCGTCCTCAGCCCCGACCGCACCGACCACGGCATCTGGCTGCTGAAGGACGGCAAAGCCGAGCTGGTCCACATCGACATCTGCGCTCCCGTCATGCACGGCAAAAACGGCGAGGATGGCACCATCCAGGGCCTGTTTGAACTGGCCCGCATCCCTTACGTGGGTTGCGGCGTGCTGGGCAGCGCTGTCTGCATGGACAAAGCCGTTGCCAACACCATCATGGATGCCGCCAGTGTGCCCCACTGCAAGTGGGCCAGTGCCATCCGCGCCGAGCTGGAGGGCGACCACAAGACCCTGCTGGACAGCATTGAACAGCGCCTGGGCTACCCCATCTTCGTCAAACCCGCCAACGCCGGTTCCAGCGTTGGTATTACCAAAGCTACCGACCGTGCTGTGCTGGAGCAGGCCGTCGTGACCGCCCTGAAAGAGGATGACAAGGTCGTCTTTGAGGAGTTCATCGACGGCCAGGAGGTCGAGTGCGCCGCCATCGGCAACCCCGACGACCCCGCCACCGTCTCCACCACCCGCCCCGGCGAAATTCTGGCCGGTGCGGAGTTCTACACCTACGATGACAAGTACAAAAACGGTGTCTCTCAGACTGTCATCCCCGCCCATCTGAGCGAGGAAAAGTTGGACGAAGTCCGCACAGAGGCCCGCCGCGCGTACCTGGCCCTGGGCTGCGCCGGCCTGTCCCGCTGCGACTTCTTTGTGGAGCGCGGCACCGGCCGTGTGCTTTGCAACGAGCTGAACACCCTGCCGGGCTTTACCTCCATCAGCATGTACCCGAAACTGATGGAGCACGAGGGCTTGAGCTACGCCCAGCTGGTGGACCGCCTGCTGCAGCTGGCCCTGCACCGTCGGAAGGGGGCATACTGA
- a CDS encoding nitrous oxide-stimulated promoter family protein: MVAKTPAQKREQEKQTMGLMIELYCHGHHGTRGHALCPDCEALRSYADARVDHCPHMETKTFCSACKTHCYKPQMREAIRQVMRWSGPRMIFHHPVLAIRHLIETKKQKK, encoded by the coding sequence ATGGTCGCCAAAACACCCGCCCAAAAGCGCGAGCAGGAAAAACAGACCATGGGCCTGATGATCGAGCTGTACTGCCATGGCCACCACGGTACCAGGGGGCATGCCCTCTGCCCGGACTGTGAGGCTTTGCGCAGCTATGCCGATGCCCGGGTGGACCACTGCCCGCACATGGAGACCAAGACCTTCTGCAGTGCCTGCAAGACTCATTGCTACAAGCCCCAGATGCGGGAGGCCATCCGCCAGGTCATGCGCTGGAGCGGCCCGCGGATGATCTTCCACCACCCCGTCCTGGCGATACGGCATTTGATCGAGACGAAAAAACAGAAAAAGTAA
- a CDS encoding pentapeptide repeat-containing protein — protein sequence MAKQYYQGETFDNVAPDFLHDAEFNDCTFINCRWSGARITACSFLGCTFDRCAWSDVVFSFCQMSDAWLLHCAFRSIAWGGLQGRSALVQPFGRAEQCEFRYNEFSGMALKQFDFSKCTFGDCVFDDCKLAGADFRGVALSSTAFSRCDLQKADFREATGYRIDPSDNQMKGARFSFPDVIALLNGFGLVIE from the coding sequence GTGGCTAAGCAGTATTACCAGGGCGAAACCTTTGACAATGTAGCGCCGGATTTTCTGCATGATGCCGAGTTCAACGACTGCACGTTTATCAACTGCCGCTGGAGCGGTGCGCGCATTACGGCGTGCAGCTTTCTCGGCTGCACCTTCGACCGCTGTGCCTGGAGCGACGTGGTGTTCAGCTTTTGCCAGATGAGCGACGCCTGGCTGCTGCACTGTGCCTTCCGGTCCATTGCTTGGGGCGGCCTGCAGGGACGCAGTGCCCTGGTGCAGCCCTTTGGCAGGGCCGAGCAGTGCGAGTTCCGCTACAATGAGTTTTCCGGCATGGCGCTGAAGCAGTTTGATTTCAGTAAATGTACCTTTGGCGACTGCGTGTTTGACGATTGCAAACTGGCGGGCGCGGATTTCCGCGGCGTGGCCCTGAGCAGCACAGCGTTCAGCCGATGCGACCTGCAAAAGGCGGATTTCCGCGAGGCCACCGGCTACCGCATCGACCCCAGTGACAACCAGATGAAAGGTGCGCGGTTCAGCTTCCCGGATGTGATCGCACTGCTGAACGGGTTTGGGCTGGTCATCGAATAA
- a CDS encoding DUF3793 family protein: MPAPTHVTVSPRSFACDLATICAPTLAGLKPASLFRYQPASGQDGTAMAVAWHALLAPRGVTVRVLKACPVTGAVLVYVYRPTQVAAILQRGDVQDFLQSEGYTPGNAESMLAQLSQRLCCEEDFPHEIGVFLGYPLADVIGFIQNRGKNFTACGYWKVYTDPAAAQKAFDRYKKCERIYARCYYNGTPIRQLTVAA; this comes from the coding sequence ATGCCTGCCCCCACTCACGTCACGGTCAGCCCCCGCAGCTTTGCCTGCGATCTTGCTACGATCTGCGCGCCTACCCTGGCAGGCCTCAAGCCCGCCAGCCTCTTCCGTTACCAGCCGGCCTCCGGCCAGGATGGTACGGCTATGGCGGTGGCCTGGCACGCCCTGCTGGCACCCCGCGGTGTGACCGTCCGTGTGCTGAAAGCCTGTCCCGTAACCGGCGCGGTGCTGGTCTATGTGTACCGCCCCACCCAGGTGGCTGCCATCTTGCAGCGCGGCGACGTGCAGGACTTTCTGCAAAGCGAGGGCTACACCCCCGGCAATGCTGAATCGATGCTGGCACAGCTCTCCCAGCGGCTTTGCTGTGAGGAGGACTTTCCCCACGAGATCGGCGTGTTCCTGGGCTACCCGCTGGCAGATGTCATCGGCTTCATTCAGAATCGCGGCAAAAACTTTACGGCCTGCGGCTACTGGAAGGTCTACACCGACCCCGCCGCCGCCCAAAAAGCCTTTGACCGCTATAAAAAGTGCGAGCGGATCTACGCCCGCTGTTATTACAACGGCACCCCGATCCGGCAGCTGACTGTGGCTGCCTGA
- a CDS encoding ABC transporter ATP-binding protein/permease → MMIDKRLIGMMGDSKRYIAKNVALQWLALAANVAMIFAVSRYLGALYDQLTIGDTMAGAPNLPLTLGIVAAALLVRAACTRGAAAASYNASRTVKKTLRSAIYEKLLRLGGSYTQAVPTAEVLQLAGEGVEQLETYFGAYLPQFFYAMLAPVTLFVVLAPVSVKAAVILMICVPLIPVSIVAVQKFAKRLLGKYWGQYAALGDSFLENLQGLTTLKIYQADEARHQAMNREAEHFRKVTMKVLTMQLNSIIVMDIIAYGGAALGIGIAARELAVGHVSLSGALCILLLSADFFLPMRALGSYFHVAMNGMAASDKIFKLLDLPEAAGKTAEPDADCAIHCRDLHFGYAAEKETLHGLNLDFSRGSFTALVGESGCGKSTIAAVLTGRAAGYTGSVTLGGQELSAVKESALLRNVTLVSLGSHLFKGTVAENLRMAAPMADDNTLWAVLKQVRLADFLRSENGLDTQLNEGGSNLSGGQRQRLALARALLHDSPVYIFDEATSNIDVESENDIMAQIQALAGKKTVILISHRLANVTAADNIYVLDHGSLAEQGTHEALLAAGGTYARLWTQQQELENYGKEEASHA, encoded by the coding sequence ATGATGATCGACAAACGCCTCATCGGGATGATGGGAGACTCGAAACGGTACATCGCCAAAAACGTGGCGCTGCAATGGCTGGCTCTGGCCGCCAATGTGGCCATGATCTTTGCGGTCAGCCGTTATTTAGGAGCCTTGTACGACCAGCTGACCATCGGCGACACGATGGCCGGTGCCCCCAACCTGCCCTTGACGCTGGGCATCGTGGCGGCGGCGCTGCTGGTGCGTGCCGCCTGCACCCGCGGCGCGGCTGCGGCCAGCTACAACGCCAGCCGCACTGTAAAAAAGACGCTGCGCAGTGCGATTTACGAAAAACTGCTGCGCCTGGGCGGCAGCTACACCCAGGCTGTGCCCACCGCCGAGGTATTGCAGCTGGCAGGCGAAGGCGTCGAACAGCTGGAGACCTACTTTGGCGCGTACCTGCCGCAGTTTTTCTACGCCATGCTGGCGCCTGTCACCCTGTTTGTGGTGCTGGCCCCGGTCAGCGTAAAGGCAGCGGTTATCCTGATGATCTGCGTGCCGCTGATCCCGGTTTCCATCGTGGCTGTGCAGAAATTTGCCAAGCGGCTGCTGGGCAAATACTGGGGCCAGTATGCCGCCCTGGGCGATAGCTTCCTTGAAAACCTGCAGGGCCTGACCACCCTGAAGATCTACCAGGCCGACGAAGCTCGCCACCAGGCCATGAACCGCGAGGCCGAGCACTTCCGCAAAGTGACGATGAAGGTGCTGACCATGCAGCTGAACTCCATCATCGTGATGGACATCATCGCCTACGGCGGTGCGGCGCTGGGCATCGGTATCGCTGCGCGGGAGCTGGCGGTCGGTCATGTCAGCCTGAGCGGCGCACTCTGCATCCTGCTGCTGTCGGCGGATTTCTTCCTGCCCATGCGCGCGCTGGGGTCCTACTTCCATGTGGCCATGAACGGCATGGCCGCCAGCGATAAGATCTTTAAGCTGCTGGATCTGCCCGAAGCCGCCGGCAAGACCGCCGAGCCGGATGCCGATTGTGCCATCCACTGCCGTGACCTGCACTTTGGCTATGCTGCCGAAAAAGAGACGCTGCACGGCCTGAATCTCGACTTCTCCCGCGGCAGTTTCACCGCCCTGGTGGGCGAGAGCGGCTGCGGCAAATCTACCATCGCCGCCGTGCTGACCGGCCGCGCCGCGGGCTACACCGGCAGCGTGACCCTGGGCGGGCAGGAGCTTTCCGCCGTGAAGGAATCCGCCCTGCTCAGAAATGTAACGCTGGTCAGCCTGGGCAGCCACTTGTTCAAAGGCACGGTGGCCGAGAACCTGCGCATGGCCGCGCCCATGGCGGACGACAACACCCTGTGGGCTGTGCTGAAGCAGGTGCGGCTGGCGGACTTCCTGCGCAGCGAAAACGGGCTGGACACCCAGCTGAACGAGGGCGGCAGCAATCTTTCCGGCGGCCAGCGGCAGCGCCTGGCCCTGGCCCGCGCCTTGCTGCATGACAGCCCGGTCTATATCTTTGATGAAGCTACGTCCAATATCGACGTGGAGAGCGAGAACGACATCATGGCCCAGATCCAGGCATTGGCAGGCAAAAAGACTGTCATCCTGATCTCCCACCGCCTGGCCAACGTTACGGCGGCGGACAACATCTACGTGCTGGACCATGGCAGCCTGGCGGAACAGGGTACCCACGAAGCCCTGCTGGCGGCGGGCGGCACCTACGCCCGCCTGTGGACCCAGCAGCAAGAACTGGAAAATTACGGAAAGGAGGAAGCATCCCATGCCTGA
- a CDS encoding heavy-metal-associated domain-containing protein, translating to MANIIIVLILVALVGYGIYSYVHHLTHGGGCCGERDAAAKKVKVEDHNKAHYPHTLVMGVDGMTCQNCQRHVENALNVMPGTWAAVDLAAQNVTILTKDEADEDAIRQAIRDAGYLPLRTTSKV from the coding sequence ATGGCAAATATTATTATTGTATTGATTTTGGTTGCCCTGGTCGGCTATGGCATTTACAGTTATGTACATCACCTGACCCACGGCGGCGGCTGCTGCGGCGAGCGTGACGCCGCCGCTAAAAAGGTCAAGGTCGAGGACCACAACAAGGCCCACTACCCCCACACCCTTGTGATGGGCGTGGACGGCATGACCTGCCAGAACTGCCAGCGCCATGTGGAAAACGCGCTGAACGTGATGCCCGGCACCTGGGCCGCCGTGGACCTGGCCGCCCAGAACGTCACCATTCTGACCAAGGACGAGGCTGACGAGGACGCCATCCGCCAGGCCATCCGCGATGCCGGTTACCTGCCGCTGCGCACCACCAGCAAAGTGTAA
- a CDS encoding flavodoxin, with translation MSKIAVVYWSGTGNTEAMADLVANAAQSAGATVDKMTSAEFNAADAANYDGFALGCPAMGAEQLEESEFEPMYQDLRGSLSGKPVGLFGSYGWGDGEWIRTWAEDAQAAGARLVADPVMANGAPDGDATDACNALGTALANA, from the coding sequence ATGAGCAAGATCGCAGTAGTTTATTGGAGCGGCACCGGCAATACCGAGGCTATGGCTGACCTGGTGGCAAACGCTGCACAGTCCGCAGGTGCAACTGTGGACAAGATGACCAGCGCTGAGTTCAATGCGGCTGACGCTGCTAATTATGACGGCTTCGCCCTGGGCTGCCCCGCTATGGGCGCTGAGCAGCTCGAGGAGAGCGAGTTCGAGCCGATGTATCAGGATCTGCGCGGCTCCCTGTCCGGCAAGCCGGTCGGCCTGTTCGGCAGCTACGGCTGGGGCGACGGCGAGTGGATCCGCACTTGGGCTGAGGATGCTCAGGCTGCCGGCGCCCGGCTGGTGGCTGACCCCGTTATGGCCAACGGCGCACCCGATGGCGATGCCACTGATGCCTGCAACGCCCTGGGCACTGCCCTGGCCAACGCCTGA